Sequence from the Candidatus Binatota bacterium genome:
CCTGCCTGAGCTGCCCATAGCGATCACCACCACGCTGGTCGTGGGCGGCGCGCTGGCGTCGCGCGATTTCACGCCCGTACACCACGACAAGGGGCAGGCCCAGGCCGCCGGAATGCAGGACGTGTTCATGAACATCCTTACGACCAACGGACTGGTAGGCCGCTACGTCACCGACTGGGCCGGGCCCGACTCGGTGATGAAAGGCGTGTCGATCAAACTGGGCACGCCCAACCTGCCCGGCGACACCATGAAAATGAGCGGCCAGGTAAGCGCCATCGACAAAAAAGAAGGCACGGTCACGGTCGAGATTGCGGGCAGCAACTCCTGGGGCGACCACGTCACGGGCTCGGTCACCGTCGCTTTGCCGGGGAGCAGCTGAGCATGCCCACCACCCTCAAGAACGAAGCCGCGATAGCTGGTATCGGTCAGACCGAGTTCTCCAAGAACTCGGGTCGCTCCGAACTGCAGCTCGCCTGCGAGGCCGTGAGTGCCGCCCTTGACGACTGCGGGTTAGACCCCGGCGAGGTCGACGGCCTGACGACCTTTACCATGGACACCACCGACGAGGTGGAACTGGCGCAGAACGTCGGCCTGGGCGACCTCACGTTCTTCAGCCGCATACCATACGGCGGCGGGGCCGCCATCGGTGTGATGCAGCAAGCGGCCATGGCCGTGGCAACGGGCGTGGCTAACTACGTGGTCGTGTACCGCGCATTTAACGAACGCTCGGGCCACCGCTACAGCGCCGGCGTGGGCGAGGGCATCGTCACGGCCGACCTCGTGCACTGGGGATGGTACATGTCGGTGGGCCTGCTTACGCCCGCGAGCTGGGTGGCCATGTTCACGCAGCGCTACATGCACGAATACGGCGTCACCGAGCTCGACCTCGCGCGCGTGGCTGTCGTTACCCGCAAGCACGCGGTCAACAACCCGGCCGCGTTCTTCTACGAGAAAGAACTCACCATCGACGAACACCACGACAGCCGCTGGATCGTTGAGCCCCTGCGACTGTTCGACTGTTGCCAGGAAAGCGACGGCGGCTGCGCGTGCATTGTCACCACGCCCGAACGCGCCCGCGATCTCGCAAAGAGACCGGCCATGATACGCGGTGTAGCCGAGGCCGCCACGCGCGGGCAGGAAAACATGACGAGCTTCTACCGACCCAGCATAAGCTACCTGCCCGAGACTGACCTCGTGGCCAAGCAGGTCTACGAGCAGTCGGGGCTTGAAGTCGACGACATCGACGCTGCCATCATCTACGACGCTTTCACACCGATAGTACTGTGGCAGTTGGAGAGCTGGGGCTTCTGCGGTCGCGGAGAAGCCGGCGACTTCGTGGGCGACGGCAACCTCGAACTCGACGGGCGGCTTCCCACCAACACCCACGGCGGGCAACTGAGCGAAGCCTACATACACGGCATGAACGGCGTCAACGAGGGCGTGCGCTTGATACGCGGCGAGTCGGTCAACCAGCCCGAGCGCAACGACCACGTGCTGGTCACCGGCGGCGTGGGCGTGCCCACCAGCGGGATGATACTGGGGCAACCCGACTGACAACGAACCGATACCGGCGAGCCCGGCAGGAGATAACGACGATGCCCGAAGCAGTAATAGTTGAAGCGTTGAGAAGCCCGATAGCGCGCGGCAAGCGCGGACGAGGTCAGCTGAGCGGCTTGCACGCCGCCGACCTGCTGGGCCGCGTGCAGGCAGCCCTCTGCGAGAAGGCCGGCCTCGAGGCCACCGACGTTGACCAGATAATCGGGGGTTGCGTCACGCAGGCAGGCGAACAGTCGAACAACATCGCGCGCCACGCCTGGCTATCGCAGGGCAGCGACTGGACCGTGGCCGGCACCACCATCGACACGCAGTGCGGCAGCGGGCAGCAAGCCAATAATATAGTGTCGGCACTGGTGGGATCAGGCCAGATCGACGCGGGCATAGCCTGCGGCGTAGAAGTCATGAGCCACGTGGGCCTGGGGGCCAACGCGATCAACGGCCCGGGGTTTTTTCAGACCGACCCCTGGCCCTGGGACAGCCCGCTCGACCAGTTTACCGCGGCCGAGCGCATAGCAGACAACCGCGGCATCACGCGCGAAGACTGCGACGCATTGGCACTGGCCTCGCAACACAAGGCCGCCCGTGCCCGCGACGAGGGCCGCTTCGATCGAGAGATCCTGGCTGTTGAAGCCCCCGTGGTGGACGACCAGGGACAGCCGCTTGAAGGAACCATCACTGTCACCCAGGACCAGGGCATACGCGAAAGCACGGCCGAGGGGCTGGCCGGGCTCGCGCCCGTGAGTGAGGGCGGCCGTCACACGGCGGGCAACAGCAGCCAGATAAGCGACGGCGCGGCAGCCGTGCTGTGGATGTCGGCCGACGGTGCGCGTGAAAAGGGCCTGCGTCCCCGGGCGCGCATACGCTCCGCGGTGGTGACCGGCGCCGACCCTTACTTCCTGCTCGACGGGCCGGTTACGGCGACCGAAAAGCTGCTGGCCCGAACCGGCATGAGCATAAGCGACTTCGACCTCTTCGAAGTCAACGAAGCTTTTTCTGCCGTGGTGTTGTCATGGCTGCGCACGGTGGGAGCCGACGAAGAAAAGCTCAACGTCAACGGCGGTGCCATAGCCCTCGGACACCCGGTGGGATGCACCGGTAGCCGGCTCATTGTCACCGCCCTGCACGAACTCGAGCGCCGCGACGCCTCTACCGCTTTGATCAGCATGTGCTGTGGCTCGGCCATAGGCACGGCCACGGTCATCGAACGCATCTGAACGGGGTAACGGTTACTGAAGGCCGGCCGTGGGTTCGGTGCCGGGTATCGCTCCGGGGGCAGACGCCAGGGGGCGTCCGTCGCGCCGCATGAACTCCATCAGGTCACGAACGTCGATGTCGTTGAGCTCCAGGTTGGGCATGGCGAGCTGGTCGTATTTTTCGTACAGTTCCATTGCCAGCGGGTCTTTTTCGGCCAGCACCTGGTCTGGCACCTTGAGCCAGCGCTCCAGCCAGGCGCGGTCGCGCCGGGCCACCACGCCCAGCAGGTCCGGGCCCACCAGGTCGCCCCCCCCCATGGTGTGGCAGGACGTGCACCGAGTACGAAACAGGTACTCGCCTCGGGTGAAAACCGGTAGATCGGGCGCGTTGGCGTAGTTGCGCACCCCGGTCGTGCGACGACGTCCGGTCAGCTTGTAGCCGATAAGGTGGGCCAGCGAAGACGCGTTGTCGTAGGGCGAGCGTTTTACCCACTGCCCGGTGCGCTCGTTGCCGGCTACAAAGCTCAGGTTATGGTCGCCGTCGTCGTCCTGTATCTCCTCGATAAAGAGCCCGAGCTTCTTGCGCAGCGAGTCGATGTCCTCCTGCTTGCCGGTCAGAAACTCCCAGCCGGGACCGGCGTGGAACTTCTCGCGGTAGTCGTTGAGCACCTCGACAGTGTCGTTCTCCGGGTCGATGGTGATCGAGTAGAGAAACACGTCGCGGCCCACGGCGTCACCCAGGATCTGTTGCACCTGCGCGAGTTTGGCCGTCTCGGCCGGGCATGAGCTGGGGCAACTGGTGTAGATGAAGTTGATCGCTACGACCTTGCCCTCGACCAGGTCGTCGTAGAACATTCTCTTCTCCCCGTCGTGGTTGGTCAGTTCGATGTTGGGAAAATGCGATTTCCAGCGTGAATCGCCAGACGCCTGCGCGGACACCGCTACCGCCAGCAGGCAGCACGACAGTCCGAGCACTAGAGCCCGGGCCACCCCGGCCGACCCTCCATGATACTTTTTCATGCCCTCCGTCATGCCTGTCGTCTCGCCCGTTACCTACGATCCTTGCGCTGCTTGCGGGCCAGCCGCCTCAGTTCCTTCCAGGCAGTGTGCTCCTGTGCCCGCAATTCGCGATACTCGGCCCTTTCGATCGTGCCCGCGTAGCGATGCTGACGGAGCGACCTCAGCCTGTCGCGCATGGCCCGCTTCTCGGCCCGCAGATCGATCGGCACCGTCGT
This genomic interval carries:
- a CDS encoding acyl dehydratase codes for the protein MSKPTLALAQLKVGDALPELPIAITTTLVVGGALASRDFTPVHHDKGQAQAAGMQDVFMNILTTNGLVGRYVTDWAGPDSVMKGVSIKLGTPNLPGDTMKMSGQVSAIDKKEGTVTVEIAGSNSWGDHVTGSVTVALPGSS
- a CDS encoding lipid-transfer protein, whose amino-acid sequence is MPTTLKNEAAIAGIGQTEFSKNSGRSELQLACEAVSAALDDCGLDPGEVDGLTTFTMDTTDEVELAQNVGLGDLTFFSRIPYGGGAAIGVMQQAAMAVATGVANYVVVYRAFNERSGHRYSAGVGEGIVTADLVHWGWYMSVGLLTPASWVAMFTQRYMHEYGVTELDLARVAVVTRKHAVNNPAAFFYEKELTIDEHHDSRWIVEPLRLFDCCQESDGGCACIVTTPERARDLAKRPAMIRGVAEAATRGQENMTSFYRPSISYLPETDLVAKQVYEQSGLEVDDIDAAIIYDAFTPIVLWQLESWGFCGRGEAGDFVGDGNLELDGRLPTNTHGGQLSEAYIHGMNGVNEGVRLIRGESVNQPERNDHVLVTGGVGVPTSGMILGQPD
- a CDS encoding steroid 3-ketoacyl-CoA thiolase, translating into MPEAVIVEALRSPIARGKRGRGQLSGLHAADLLGRVQAALCEKAGLEATDVDQIIGGCVTQAGEQSNNIARHAWLSQGSDWTVAGTTIDTQCGSGQQANNIVSALVGSGQIDAGIACGVEVMSHVGLGANAINGPGFFQTDPWPWDSPLDQFTAAERIADNRGITREDCDALALASQHKAARARDEGRFDREILAVEAPVVDDQGQPLEGTITVTQDQGIRESTAEGLAGLAPVSEGGRHTAGNSSQISDGAAAVLWMSADGAREKGLRPRARIRSAVVTGADPYFLLDGPVTATEKLLARTGMSISDFDLFEVNEAFSAVVLSWLRTVGADEEKLNVNGGAIALGHPVGCTGSRLIVTALHELERRDASTALISMCCGSAIGTATVIERI
- a CDS encoding c-type cytochrome, with the protein product MTEGMKKYHGGSAGVARALVLGLSCCLLAVAVSAQASGDSRWKSHFPNIELTNHDGEKRMFYDDLVEGKVVAINFIYTSCPSSCPAETAKLAQVQQILGDAVGRDVFLYSITIDPENDTVEVLNDYREKFHAGPGWEFLTGKQEDIDSLRKKLGLFIEEIQDDDGDHNLSFVAGNERTGQWVKRSPYDNASSLAHLIGYKLTGRRRTTGVRNYANAPDLPVFTRGEYLFRTRCTSCHTMGGGDLVGPDLLGVVARRDRAWLERWLKVPDQVLAEKDPLAMELYEKYDQLAMPNLELNDIDVRDLMEFMRRDGRPLASAPGAIPGTEPTAGLQ